The segment GATAACCTGCTCCACAGCACTTCATGCTTTGTTAAACGGTATCGCCTGGCTGCAGGCCGGCATGGCAGACAGCTTTTTGGTAGGCGGAAGTGAAGCGCCTTTAACGCCGTTTACGATTGCTCAAATGCAGGCATTAAAGATTTATGCTAAGACGAATGATGAATTCCCATGTAAAGCTTTAGATTTGGATAAAATCAAAAATTCAATGGTGTTGGGCGAAGGCGCAGCAATGGCGTGTTTGGAAATTGGCGTGCACAATAATGCCCTGGGTTACGTTACCGGATTTGGTTATGCCACCGACGATTTACAACACAGCATATCAATTACAGATGAAGCGGAATGCTTTCAGAAATCGATGAAAATGGCGTTGCAAAATGTATCCTTAGACGAGGTTGATGTTGTAGTGATGCACGCGCCGGGAACTTTAAAAGGCGACAAATCAGAATACAAAGCGATACAAAAAGTCTTCGGGAAAACACTTCCGATGCTGACGACCAACAAATGGAAAGTTGGCCACACTTTTGGCGCTTCGGGAATGCTGAATATTGAATTGGCGCTTTTGATGATGCAACACCAAGAGTTTATTGGCGTTCCATTTGTTACGGAACAAAATCCGCGTAAAGCGATTCGAAACGTATTGATAAATTCGGTTGGATTTGGGGGTAATGCGGTGAGTATTTTGTTAAGTAAGTTATGAGTTATAAGTTATGAATTATAAGTTAAAAAGCTTTGTGAAATCTATATCTTCACTTATAAGTTGTAGTTTTCGATAAAACCCAACTCATAACTCATAACTTATAATTCATAACTATTTCTCAAACTCCTTCAATTTCCCATAAACCAAATTACTTTCCCAACCTTTACGCAGCAAGTAATCACAAAACTTTTTTTTCTTTTTCTGAACATTGGTTTCTCTGATGGTTTCCCAATGCCTTTCGGCTAGTTTGTCAAACGTATCCTGGTATTCTTCCTCTGTGATTTCGGTTAAAGCGCATTTGATATTGGGTGCAGAAATATGTCGCTGTTTGAGTTCGTTAACAATGCGGTTTTTGCCCCACCCTTTGATACGGTGTTTTCCGCGTGCAAAACTTCGGGCGAAGCGTTCTTCGTTTAGAAAATTATGCTGGATTAAATGAACAACAATAGCATCCGTTTCATGGGATTTCATTCCCAAATCGCCGGCTTTCTGAACCACTTCCTGATGACAGCGTTCCTGATAAGAACAATAATATTCCAGCTTGAGTTGGGCTTCCTTTAACGTTAGTGCTTCGTTCATTTTTTGGGTTCAAATTTCAAAAACAAAGTTAGGGAATTGTTCGAAACCAAACGGTCTTTAGGATTAAACGCACGAAAAACAATCAAAAAAATCCGCAATTATTCCCGATAACGCATATAAAAACACTGTTTTATAAGTTATTAATAGAAAATGTTCATAAACATAGCGATTTATTGATAATTTATTAATCCAAACTGCTTGTATTTTAGTAATTTAGATGTAGATTTGTTGTCCCATTTTCTACTCAATACAGCTTGACCCTTTTTTGTGCGTACAAAAGAGACGCTATTGCTTTGGAAATAAATACGATATATCATAATTATGAATTATAAAAAATTACTTGTTGCTTTTGTTTTCTTAGCATTTCTTCCATTGACTTCTTATGGGCAGACGTTTTATACAATGTCATCTGGAAATTACACTCAAGATTTTGCCAACATAAGCGGATGGACAAACAATTATGCTTCGGGAACAGGTGCTGCAAATTGGAGAGTAGCATCAAGTGTAGCTACATCAACCGTTAGCACAACCACAGTTTTTTCATCTGGGACCTCTGGTGGTGTTCAGATAGGAACCACGAGTATGGTGATTTTAGCTACAGGAAATTTATCAACTGCTACAGATTTATTGTTGGATTTCACTGGACGCACAGCAGGAACAATTTCATTAGATTGGTTAAAAGTAACTAACACAGTAAATGCGTCTCCTAAAAGTTCCGATTTAAAAATTCAATATAGTGTTGATAACGGTGTAACTTTTGCAGATTTAACAGGATATACGATTCCAAGAATAAATAATAATGCAACTGGAGAATCTGGTAGTTTGTCTTCAATAACTTTACCTGCAGCTCTTGATAATAAATCCCAAGTCGTTATAAGATTATACGTTTGGAATAATGGTCAAACAGGAGGTTCTGGTAATAGGCCTAAGTATAATATTGATAACATTAATGTAACATCAACCGGCTCATGCACAGCTCCAACAACTCAAGCATCTAATATTACTTTTAGTAATGTTGCTGCAACTACCATGGATGTTAACTGGACCAACGGTAACGGTGCGGGAAGAGTGGTAAAAATGAATACTTCAAATAGTTTTACTGCACCAACAAATGGTTCTGTTCCTTCCGCTTCTACAACTTATGGCTCAGGAGAGCAAGTAGTTTATGCAGGAACTGGTAGTGGCGCCATAAGTATTTCGGGTCTTGCTGCTTCTACAACCTACTGGTACAGAGTTTATGAATATTGTACAACGGGTAATATATATCAAACCGCAACCGCAACAAATAATCCACTTAGTCAGGCTACAACTTCGCCAACTCCGGCAGTAACTTTAGCGAATAATGGTACGCAAATAACGGCAGCCAATGTGCCTCAGGGAACAACGAATCATATTCTTTCCAGTTTTCAGCTTACAGTGGCGAATGCTACGACCAACCTAACTCAAGCTAGTTTTTTAGCTTTGGGGAATTATCAGGCAGCTGATATTAATGGTGCTGGTTTTACACTTTGGTATAAGTCAACTAATAATTTTGGCACAGCTGCTACATTAGGAACTGCCTTGAGTTCTACATCAACTGGAAGTGGAGATGTTTTAACTTTCACTGGGTTTTCGCAAGCATTAGCAGTTGGAACAAGTTATTTTTGGGTAACCGCTAATATTTCATCAACCGCCACAACAACACGATATATCAATATTGACACAATTGCCAATGCGGACTTGATATTTAGTTCGGGAACAAAATCAGGAAGTGCTTCTGCAGCGGGGAATCAAACTATTACGCCTTTAACTAAAACAACTATTGCCGACGGAGACTGGGCAAATGCTGCTATATGGTCACCGGCAGGTGTTCCGACCTCGTCTCAAAATGTTGTAATAAATCATATTGTAACCTCAATTGCAGTAATAACAAGAGATTCAGGAACCACTACAACCATTAACGCAAACAAGTCTTTGGCAGTAAGTGCTACCTATACGAATAATGGAACAACAACTGTAAACGGAACGTTTCAGTTAGACTCAGGAGGTTGGGCAACAGGATCTAATTTCACTTATGGTGTGAGCGGGACTTTAGTTTTCAATAGTTCTACTAATTACGGAGTAAACAGCACAGATGTTTTTTGGCCAAGCAGCAACTCCCCATTTAATGTTACGATTCTTCAGGGAGGTATGACCATGAATGCCACTACCATTAGAAGTGTGGCAGGAACCTTTAGTGTAGGAGGTGCGGGAGTGACGATTACATCCCCTTCGACGCTTACTATTACAGGAACGTGTCTCATTAATGCAGGAGGATTTTTTAATAACTCACCTATTTATGGTGCTTCTTCATTGTTGAAATACAACAGTACAGGAACCTATAGAAGAGGCTTTGAATGGCTGGCTAACGGTGTAGGTACGATTGGAACTACAGCGGGTTATCCAAACAACGTTCAGCTAAGCAACAATACTACTCTTGATTATAACAATGGGAATCCGGCTAATAAGGCTATGAATGGTAGTTTGACTATTGATGCAGGTTCTACGTTTACCATGGCTGATACCACTATGGGAGCGCCAAGCGCAGGAACATTAACCATTGCCGGTTCGGTAACCAATAACGGTACTTTTACTTTTGCCGATGTGGCGACACCGGTTGTCGTTGCCGGAAACTACACCAATGCAGGAGCTACGACAATGGGAGCTGTAGCCGCGACAGAACTAAGAATTACAGGAAATTTTATTAATTCAGGGACTACAACTTTAGGTACTTTTTCAGGGTCAGACTTGAGAGTAGGAGGAGATTTTACAAACAGCGGTACTTTTACAGCCAATGCAAGAGCCGTTTATTTTACTAAAACAGGAACTCAGTTGGTTACCTCTCCCGGTACATTGACCATTCCCTATTTACGTACAACAGGAACAGGAACTACAGTACAGTTGGCAGTGGGAACCAGTCTTATAATATCAGCACCAAATACAGGTAATGCTATTATTTTTGGAGATTCATCGGATGTCATTGATATTAATGCAGGAAACACACTAACCATCGGAACTGCAGCTACGGCTAATGTTATTAGTGGTTCAGGAAGTTTCAAAGGAAGTGCCACTTCAGACTTAAAGTTGTTTGGAACCGGAAGTGTTGGTACATTGAACTTTACTACTGGTTTTCAAAATTTAGGCACTTTTACTATGGATCGTCAGGCAGCAACAGTTGGTTGTGTATTGGGGACTCCTGTAACCATAAATACTTCTTTGGTGTTAACCAACGGCTTAATTGATTTGGTAGCTAACACTATGACATTAGCTTCTACGTGTAGCAATACTTTTACGGCTACAGGCAATAGTTATGTTATTGCCGATGCTACTGTTGGAGGTGTTTTAAGTAAAGCAATAACCGCAACGAGCACCGTTTATGTTTTTCCGATTGGAGACAAAGTTGCTTCAACGGATGGTTCACAATACTCGCCGGCTTCGGTTAATTTTACGGCAGGTTCTTTTACCACAGCTTTTTTTGGAGTTGCCGTAGAAGACGCTAAACATCCAAACATGACAGCTACAACTAATTTTATTTCAAGATATTGGGCAGTGACTACCTCGGGAACATTTACTACTCCAACCTATACTTTTGGAGGAACCTATCTTCCGGTTGATGTTAATGGAACAGAATCATTAAGTAAGGCCAATCAATGGAATGGGACAATATGGTCAAATGCCGGAGGAAGTATAGGTAGTAATACCTTATCACTTCCGAACTGTTCGAATCTAACGCCACCAAATCATTTCACTGCGGGTCAAAGAGATAAAGATATAAATATAGTTCAGGGAAGTACAACCTATCTAACAACGAGCATCTACAACTTTGGTAGTGTTACGACAGGCTCTCCATTAGATGTAACGTTTACTATTCAAAACTTAGGACAGCAACTATTGACCTTGGGTAGTTCGGGGGGGAATTTGCCAAGTATAACCGGTAATCCACCGTATTCCTTATTAACGCCTTACAGTTATGCTTCTCCAACGATTTTGGGGATGATTAGTACAACACCAAGTACACAAACTTTTGTCATCAGATTTAATCCTGCTACGGCAGGGACATTTACGGGGAGTATTACTATAAAAAGTGATGACCCTGATGAAGGTTCTTATGTTATTAATTTTACAGGAATTGGGATATTGCCAGCGCCGGAGATAAATGTTAAAGGAGTTATAGCATCTAATCCGACGATTGTTTCGGGGGATACTACTCCGGATTCTCTGGACAATACACAGTTTGCGGCTACTAACATTGGTTCAACACAAACTAAAATATTTAGAATAGAAAACATTGGTTACTTAGGTTTAAATGTACCTACTATTACCACATCAAATACAACTGATTTCACGGTAACATCATCGGCACCATATACCAACATTCCTTTTAGTGGAACAAATTATGTAGATTTCACCATTACTTTTAATCCACAGGTTTCGGGTTTAAGAACTTCTACTATATCTATTGCGAATGATGATGCCACTGGCAGCGAAAACCCATATACTTTTGCTGTTGAAGGAAACGGAGTTTGTGTGGCCGCTACTATTTCTTCGGTGACACCGGCTTCAGGGCCAGTAGGAACACATGTTACTATAACTGCAAGCGGTGTAAGTTTAGCAGGCGCTACCGTAACCTTTAATTCAGTTTCCGCTACAGTACTTTCGAGTTCGGCAACCCAATTGGTAGTGGTTGTTCCACCAACGGCAACTACAGGTAATATTAATATTGCCCATGCGGTTTCAGGTTGTGTTACTTCAATTGCTTATACCGTTACTAAAGTTACCGGTACTTGTTCAGGATTGAACGAACTTATTATGACCGAAGTTTATGATAGTACATTAGGTAGTTTAGGATATATAGAAGTTTATAATGGTACAGGTAGCACTATAGATTTAACGCCTTATTTTATAAGAAGGTTTGGAGATGCTGCAGCATTAGTTTCCAACACTTATACCGATTATGCATTTAGCCCGGGAATTACATCGATAGCTACCGGAACAGTAAGATATGGAAGAATAAGCGCAGACACCAATACAGCTTCGCCTAACTTTGATTTTGCACCACTGGCAGGTGGAATTAACGGAGATGATATTTTGTATCTATATCATGGAACCACCATAGTAGATGTGTATGTTGTACCGAATGGAACTGCAGGATATACAGCCAAGCGTAATGTGACCACATCCGGACCAAATACGACTAGCAACCCAAGTGATTGGACTCATACAAACACCCCTTCAATAGCTGATTTAGGAACGTTTGCCTACAGTCCGCCGGCTTCAACTATTCCGTCAACTACCAATCCGGCTGATGTAAGTACATGTCAGTCTACGGCTAGTTTTAGTGTTACCGGAACTCTTGCTCCGGGTCCAGGTGCCTTAACCTATCAATGGTACTATAATTCGGGTGTAGCAGCAACTTGGACAGCACTAGTAGCGGCAAATTCTTTAGCAGGAGTTGTAGCTTCTGGTTTTACATCAAATACCTTAACGCTTGATGGTGCCATAGGAACTTATAATGGCTATCAATTTTATTGCAATGTCATTCAAAATACAACTTGCGGAACTGCATCAAATGCTGCACAATTAGCGGTAAGTGCTTCTACATGGGATGGTACAACCTGGGTTGGCGGAACACCTTCGTTAACGGTTGGTGCAATTATTAATGGTAATTATGATACTTCAGTTAATGGAAATATTGAAGCTTGTAGTGTTGTTGTTAATAATACATTTACACTTTCGGTTAAGGCAAATAACTATGTTTTAATTCAAAACAGCCTAACTGTTAGTACCGGTGGAACAGCAACTTTCGAAAACAATTCGAGTTTAGTTCAAATAAATAATGTTGCCAATTCCGGGAATATAACCTACAAAAGAATTGCGCAACAAAGAAAATCAGATTACGTTTATTGGTCTTCACCAGTTAGCGGATTTAATTTAAGCAGTCATCCATCTGACGGATACAAATTTTTATGGAATACTACGCTTAATAATGCTAATGGTACACAAGGAAACTGGCAAACAGCATCAGGTGTAATGAATGCTGGTCAAGGCTATATAGTGAGCGGACCAAGTACTTTTAATAATACGGCCAATCAAAACTTAGAAGTGCCTTTTTTGGGAGTCCCAAGAAATGGAGATTATTCGGTTACTATATACAGAGGAACTTATACAGGGGCAAATTATACACTTCCTGCGCCTAATAATCATGTAGTTACTAATTTAGATGACAATTGGAATTTATTAGGTAATCCATATCCATCCGCTATAAGTTGCAGAGGCTTTTTAACTAATAATAACACTCCTTTAACTGGAGCATTATATATTTGGACTCATGGTACGCTTCCATCAACTTCTACAAGCAATCCATTTTATAATACGTTCTTTTCTAATTATAATGCGGCTACTGATTATGTGCCTTTTAATTTGACTGGGAATTTAGCGAATCCTAACCCTGATTATTATATTGGAGCAGGACAGGGATTCTTTGTTACTATGAAGGATGGTGCAGCCGGAAGCGCAACCGTTAATTTCGACAATAGTTTGAGAGATAAGACTTATGTGAACGCAACGGGAACTAATTTCTTTAGGACATCACCAGTTTCAACCCACGCCGATATTGAAGGACCTGAATTCAATAGGATTTGGATAGATTTGGTAAAAGATAACCAACCACCGGTTAGAACAATGTTTGGGTATGTAAGTGGCGCCACTATGCAAAGAGACAATTTATATGATGCTATATCAAAAAGAGATGGTTCATTAAAGATATATTCATTACAAAGTGATGAAAGCTTTGTAATACAAGGGCGGTCAATCCCTTTTGAAGAGAATGATATAGTGCCATTAGGAATGGACATCATTCAAAGTGGCGATTATAAAATAGCTTTAGCAATTGTAGACGGAGTGTTTTCTAATGTATCTCAAAATATCTATTTAGAAGATAAGTACTTAAACATCATATATGATTTAAGACAAAACCCATATAGCTTTTCTTCGGTTGCCGGTACATTTGATGATAGATTTGTAATACGCTATACTAATAGCGCTCTTGGCACACCTGATTTCGGAACCACAGACAATAATGTTGTGGTAGCTGCTAACCATGGCGAAATGACCATTAAGTCTTTTGTTGAAAACATACAAGAAGTAACAGTGTATGATATGTTAGGAAGAAAATTATATTTTGCAAAAGCAATAAATAATGCTAACTTCGTAACTTCTAATATTTCAATGAGTTACCAAACATTGATTGTCAAAATTAAGTTGGAAAGCGGCGTGACGATTTCAAGAAAAATTATTCTTTAGGAAAGAGTAATTTATTGTTAGTAAACTATAGATTCTATAAAAGGGGAGTTGAAAATGAATGTATTGAATAAATATAGTTTATCACTTTTTAAAATAATGCTATTCCTGATTTTAGTGAATAGCACTCCTGCTTTTGCCCAAGATCCATACATAAAAACAAATAGTGGTATCGGCCAATATGGTTATCTTGAAAAAGATGCTTCAACAACCATGTTACTCAATTCAAATTCACACAGTAATATTTACCAGCTTTTTGGAAGAACGTGGTTAAATAGTACCAATATATTAACTTATCCAACTACAGCGGTAAATAATTGTACTCCAGCGACCAATATTGATCAAAGCACCACCGTTGATTATGTTTTTGGTGCCAATGCTATAGCAGGTTTAATTGCTTATACTTCGGTGCATGCTGATTATTGTGGTGGTTCAAACTCTTATGGTGGTAATCCTAATCAAACAGGGTATAATGAAAGACAACACTATCTTTTTGATTTATCAGACAGACCTTCGGATGTAACATCAAGTGTTATTCAGTTAAATCCCGGAGCGATAACGTCTCCCTATAATGTGGTTATGTCTGTAAAGATAGATTTTGGCGCTGTTTCTTCAAGGGTATTGCAGCGTTTTTGGATACAAAATACGGGTACGTTAGCGGAGAACAGTGAAATTGCAAATGATGGATTTAAAATCTATTACGAACCGGCAACAGGCTCTGAAACCTTTAACGGAACCGAAAGCAATGCAACGATTTACGGAGATTATAACAGTAATCCAACCAATAATAATTTGTATGGGCATGATGCTTTAAATATTGCTGTACCAGCGGGTGGATTGAGAGTTTATGTGGTATTAAGTAAGTTTGCGGCTTGTTTATCAACGGCAAAAACTGTTCAGGTAAGTTTGATAAATGATGGTATGAGTTTTAGCCCGGCTATGGATACTTCATTTACATTGGCCCGTGTTGGACAAACTCCTGCTGCGCCTGCATCAATTAATGTTTCTTATGCCAATATAACTTCCGGTCCTTTGGGAGGAACATATTATATTCCATCTGCCTGTTTCCCAACTGTTGCGAGTGCTGTTACAGCATTGAATGCAAACGGTGTTAATGCGGCAGTTACATTCAATGTTTTGGCAGGTTATACAGAAACCACACCGAATGGAGGATTTAATATAACCGGCACAGGAACAGCTACCAATACAATAACGTTTCAAAAATTCAGCACGGGAACTAATCCAACATTTACAGCATTTAACCCTCATACAGCAGGAAGTTATTCAGATGGTATTTTTAAAATTGTTGGATGTGATTATATTACCCTTGATGGCTTTACATTATTAGAAAATAATTTGAATACAACGACAACTGCTGCTTCAAATAATATGACTGAATTTGGTGTCGGAATATTTTTTTCAGGAGCAACCGCAGCAACCGCTAATGGCTCTCAAAATGTTACGATAAAAAACTGTACGATTGATTTAGACCGAACCTATACCAATACTATGGGTGTTTATAGTAGTTCAAGTCATACTGCAACGGGTCCAACAGGAACTGTTAGTGCCAGTTTAGCAGCAGGATCAAATAGTAATTTAACCATTACCGGCAATGCTGTTACTGATGTAAATTGTGGTATTGTTGTAATAGGCTCTTCCACTGCTGCCGCATTCAATGATGGATTAGTAATTGGTGGGTCTTTAGCTAATGCTAATACAATAACCAACTATGGAACAGCCAGCAGCGCCACAACTTTTAATTTAAGGACGAGTACTGTTAATGGAATTGTTGTTAGAAACACTAAAAATTATAATGTTTCCTATAATAGTCTTACCAGTTCAACAGCAACAACTGTAACTAGCGTTAGAGGGATTTCTGTTGAGGATTATTCTGCAACTCCAACAGGAACCATCACTAATAGCGTCACTTATAACAATATATCTGTTAGAAGTGCTAACACAAGTGGAGCTATATTGGGGATTCAATTAGACGGAACTAATGGTAGTAATAATGCAACCACTACTTCAATCAGTAATAATAACTTCTCAAATTTCGGCTACACGGCAAATTCGTCAGGAGCAGTTACTTTCATATACTATAATCAGACAGCATTAAATTTAAACATCAACAGTAATACCTTTACCAATAACACTGTTAATACTTCAGGAACTGTAGTGTTTATAAGAAATTATAGTTCTGCACTTTCCGGTGGTACTGAAAATGTGAATAGTAACAGTATCGTTACTGGTTTTACTAAATCGGTTGCGGGCAATGGAGTTTGGTTTTATGATTGCGGTACAAATAATCCACATATAGCAGCAGTAATCAATCATAACAGTAATAATTTTTCAAATGTAACCGTTACCGGAGCCACAACAATTACGGGTTGGTATAATGTGGGTGCAGCAGGTACCGGTACTTCAAAAACATATCAATATAATACGTTTTCAAATATTACCGGAGGTTCAAGTACAGTGATTGTAATGGATATTGATAAAGGCAATAATAATATAGATACGAATACAATAAGTAATGTTTCCGGAGGTAGTACTGTTATTGGAATAAATTGTGGCTCTAACTCAGGAGCAAAAAAGGTTAATGCAAATATAATTTCAGGACTATCAAGTACAACAACTACTTCTGATGTAGTAGCAATATGGGTCGCTGGTGGTGCAACACAAACGATTACCAATAATGTTATTTCCACACTGACGTCTTCTACGAATGCGGGTTCGTTTAAAGGAATTTACATGGCTATTCCGGGATCATCATCCAATTCGATAACCGGTAATACAATTAGCGGACTGACAAATAGTAGCACTGGGACTTCTTCTGCTATCAGGGGTATTCACGTTGCTCCGGCTTCCGCTTCTAATCCTGTTACCATTTCATCAAATGTTATTTATGATTTAAATGGAGCTACAACGAATACTGGCACAGGAATTTCATCTGCGATTGTTGGGATTTTGATTTCAGCTTCTACCTCAAATTCCTATACCGTTAACTTAAATACAATTTATAACCTAAATGCAACTACAACTGCAAATGCTAATATTGGTGTAGCTGCTATTGCTGCCGGAGGGGTATCATCTGGTGGGACTATGATCAGAAACAGGATTTATGGTCTTACGAACACTGCTACAGGAGCCACACCTTTTATTGTTGGGTTTTGGCCAGTTGGCGGTAGCTGGACTTTTGCAAACAACATGATATCCTTAAGTAATGGTGCCAATACTAATGGGATGCAATGTATGGGAGTCTATGATCCGGGAGGAACAAATACAAGAAATTATTATTATAATAGTATTACAATTGGAGGAAGTTCAACCGGGACACAAAATAGTGTAGCCTTGCAATTTAATACGGCGACCAGCCCTGTTGCTACCGCCAATATTTATAATAACATTTTAAATATGACAAGAACCGGGAATGGTAAGAATTATGCGTTAGCTAATTTAACTTCCGGATTGCCTAATATGAATAGTAATTACAACATCCTAAATGCAACTAATGCAGCCACAATAGTCGCGACAAATGGAATTACAGATAATAGCTTTACAACATGGCAGGCAACAGGTAAAGATGCAAACAGCCTTACGGAAGCCGTTGTATCTTTTGTAGATATTCCAACAGCAGATTTACACATAAATAACGCTACTTGTAATAGTGGTGAAGGTGGTGCATTAGTATTAGCTTCACCCAACATAATAGATTATGACAATGACGCAAGAGATGCAACAGCACCTGATATTGGCGCCGATGAATTTTCTACCTATACTTCAATATGGGACGGAACAGCATGGTCAACA is part of the Flavobacterium sangjuense genome and harbors:
- a CDS encoding beta-ketoacyl synthase N-terminal-like domain-containing protein translates to MKRPIAITSIASFSPLGKMTADVWKEYLNPKSLIVEAPIGNTTALAAPLSETLAKEVQALRNSDVKYKSLDNSVLYAILASREAVKKAGWKDSKFGVNIGSSRGATQLFEKHHQEFLETGKTPTLASPSTTLGNISTWVAHDLKSNGPELSHSITCSTALHALLNGIAWLQAGMADSFLVGGSEAPLTPFTIAQMQALKIYAKTNDEFPCKALDLDKIKNSMVLGEGAAMACLEIGVHNNALGYVTGFGYATDDLQHSISITDEAECFQKSMKMALQNVSLDEVDVVVMHAPGTLKGDKSEYKAIQKVFGKTLPMLTTNKWKVGHTFGASGMLNIELALLMMQHQEFIGVPFVTEQNPRKAIRNVLINSVGFGGNAVSILLSKL
- a CDS encoding regulatory protein RecX; the protein is MNEALTLKEAQLKLEYYCSYQERCHQEVVQKAGDLGMKSHETDAIVVHLIQHNFLNEERFARSFARGKHRIKGWGKNRIVNELKQRHISAPNIKCALTEITEEEYQDTFDKLAERHWETIRETNVQKKKKKFCDYLLRKGWESNLVYGKLKEFEK
- a CDS encoding choice-of-anchor D domain-containing protein, encoding MNYKKLLVAFVFLAFLPLTSYGQTFYTMSSGNYTQDFANISGWTNNYASGTGAANWRVASSVATSTVSTTTVFSSGTSGGVQIGTTSMVILATGNLSTATDLLLDFTGRTAGTISLDWLKVTNTVNASPKSSDLKIQYSVDNGVTFADLTGYTIPRINNNATGESGSLSSITLPAALDNKSQVVIRLYVWNNGQTGGSGNRPKYNIDNINVTSTGSCTAPTTQASNITFSNVAATTMDVNWTNGNGAGRVVKMNTSNSFTAPTNGSVPSASTTYGSGEQVVYAGTGSGAISISGLAASTTYWYRVYEYCTTGNIYQTATATNNPLSQATTSPTPAVTLANNGTQITAANVPQGTTNHILSSFQLTVANATTNLTQASFLALGNYQAADINGAGFTLWYKSTNNFGTAATLGTALSSTSTGSGDVLTFTGFSQALAVGTSYFWVTANISSTATTTRYINIDTIANADLIFSSGTKSGSASAAGNQTITPLTKTTIADGDWANAAIWSPAGVPTSSQNVVINHIVTSIAVITRDSGTTTTINANKSLAVSATYTNNGTTTVNGTFQLDSGGWATGSNFTYGVSGTLVFNSSTNYGVNSTDVFWPSSNSPFNVTILQGGMTMNATTIRSVAGTFSVGGAGVTITSPSTLTITGTCLINAGGFFNNSPIYGASSLLKYNSTGTYRRGFEWLANGVGTIGTTAGYPNNVQLSNNTTLDYNNGNPANKAMNGSLTIDAGSTFTMADTTMGAPSAGTLTIAGSVTNNGTFTFADVATPVVVAGNYTNAGATTMGAVAATELRITGNFINSGTTTLGTFSGSDLRVGGDFTNSGTFTANARAVYFTKTGTQLVTSPGTLTIPYLRTTGTGTTVQLAVGTSLIISAPNTGNAIIFGDSSDVIDINAGNTLTIGTAATANVISGSGSFKGSATSDLKLFGTGSVGTLNFTTGFQNLGTFTMDRQAATVGCVLGTPVTINTSLVLTNGLIDLVANTMTLASTCSNTFTATGNSYVIADATVGGVLSKAITATSTVYVFPIGDKVASTDGSQYSPASVNFTAGSFTTAFFGVAVEDAKHPNMTATTNFISRYWAVTTSGTFTTPTYTFGGTYLPVDVNGTESLSKANQWNGTIWSNAGGSIGSNTLSLPNCSNLTPPNHFTAGQRDKDINIVQGSTTYLTTSIYNFGSVTTGSPLDVTFTIQNLGQQLLTLGSSGGNLPSITGNPPYSLLTPYSYASPTILGMISTTPSTQTFVIRFNPATAGTFTGSITIKSDDPDEGSYVINFTGIGILPAPEINVKGVIASNPTIVSGDTTPDSLDNTQFAATNIGSTQTKIFRIENIGYLGLNVPTITTSNTTDFTVTSSAPYTNIPFSGTNYVDFTITFNPQVSGLRTSTISIANDDATGSENPYTFAVEGNGVCVAATISSVTPASGPVGTHVTITASGVSLAGATVTFNSVSATVLSSSATQLVVVVPPTATTGNINIAHAVSGCVTSIAYTVTKVTGTCSGLNELIMTEVYDSTLGSLGYIEVYNGTGSTIDLTPYFIRRFGDAAALVSNTYTDYAFSPGITSIATGTVRYGRISADTNTASPNFDFAPLAGGINGDDILYLYHGTTIVDVYVVPNGTAGYTAKRNVTTSGPNTTSNPSDWTHTNTPSIADLGTFAYSPPASTIPSTTNPADVSTCQSTASFSVTGTLAPGPGALTYQWYYNSGVAATWTALVAANSLAGVVASGFTSNTLTLDGAIGTYNGYQFYCNVIQNTTCGTASNAAQLAVSASTWDGTTWVGGTPSLTVGAIINGNYDTSVNGNIEACSVVVNNTFTLSVKANNYVLIQNSLTVSTGGTATFENNSSLVQINNVANSGNITYKRIAQQRKSDYVYWSSPVSGFNLSSHPSDGYKFLWNTTLNNANGTQGNWQTASGVMNAGQGYIVSGPSTFNNTANQNLEVPFLGVPRNGDYSVTIYRGTYTGANYTLPAPNNHVVTNLDDNWNLLGNPYPSAISCRGFLTNNNTPLTGALYIWTHGTLPSTSTSNPFYNTFFSNYNAATDYVPFNLTGNLANPNPDYYIGAGQGFFVTMKDGAAGSATVNFDNSLRDKTYVNATGTNFFRTSPVSTHADIEGPEFNRIWIDLVKDNQPPVRTMFGYVSGATMQRDNLYDAISKRDGSLKIYSLQSDESFVIQGRSIPFEENDIVPLGMDIIQSGDYKIALAIVDGVFSNVSQNIYLEDKYLNIIYDLRQNPYSFSSVAGTFDDRFVIRYTNSALGTPDFGTTDNNVVVAANHGEMTIKSFVENIQEVTVYDMLGRKLYFAKAINNANFVTSNISMSYQTLIVKIKLESGVTISRKIIL